The following proteins come from a genomic window of Panicum hallii strain FIL2 chromosome 8, PHallii_v3.1, whole genome shotgun sequence:
- the LOC112903363 gene encoding non-specific lipid-transfer protein 4-like codes for MAAPSVINARVTCGQVLSCVTPCISYAMGRGSEPPPACCSGVSNLNAAANNTADRQATCKCLKQITSTMPALKPDIVAGIPSKCGVDIPYPIASSTDCSKVQ; via the exons atggcgGCGCCGTCGGTGATCAACGCCCGCGTGACGTGCGGGCAGGTGCTGAGTTGCGTGACCCCGTGCATCAGCTACGCCATGGGGCGGGGCAGCGAGCCCCCGCCGGCCTGCTGCTCCGGCGTGAGCAACCTGAACGCGGCCGCCAACAACACCGCCGACCGGCAGGCCACCTGCAAGTGCCTGAAGCAGATCACCAGCACCATGCCGGCGCTCAAGCCCGACATCGTCGCCGGCATCCCCAGCAAGTGCGGCGTCGACATCCCATACCCCATCGCAAGCTCAACAGACTGCTCCAA GGTGCAGTAA